The nucleotide window GATTCAGGACACACGCCGGACCGCAGCGTGGGTGGATGGCGTCGAAGTGTAGGGTGTGTGCCCGCTGCCCCGCAGCCGATGTAGAGCTGCCGAAACGAAATCGCCCCGGCGCGCTGAGCGCGCCGGGGCGATGCGGCATCGAAAACTCTCGCGAAATTACAGCTTCTGCTGCTCCGCGATCCAGCGATCCACGCGCGTTTCCAGCATTTCCAGCGGCAAGGCACCGCCGCTCAGCACGGTGTCGTGGAAGCCGCGAATGTCGAACTTGTCGCCGAGCGCGGCTTCGGCCTTGCGGCGCAGCTCCTGAATCTTGAGCATGCCGATCTTGTAGGCCGTGGCCTGTCCCGGAATCACCAGATAGCGCTGGATCTCGGAGCGCACGGCGGTTTCGGAAATCGAGGTGTTGGTGTTGAAGTAGTCGACCGCCTGTTGCTCGGTCCAGCCCTTGGCGTGCAGGCCGGTGTCCACCACCAGCCGCACGGCACGCCAGATCTCGCCGCTGAGCTGCCCGAATTCGGAGTAGGGATCGACGAAGGTGTTCGGCATCTCCTTGGCCAGCCACTCGGCATACAGGCCCCAGCCTTCCACGTAGGCGGTGAAGCTGATCTGGGTGCGGAACTGCGGCAGCGTGGTCAGCTCCTGCGCGATCGAGATCTGCATGTGATGGCCCGGAATGCCTTCGTGATAGGCGATGTCCTCCAGCTCGGTCTTCGGCATGGCGTTCATGTCCGACAGATGCGCGTAGTACACGCCGGGGCGCGAGCCGTCGGGGGTGCCCGGGAAGTAATGCTGGGCGGCGCCGTCCTGTTCGCGGAAGGCTTCCACACGCTTTACCACGAGGTCCGCCTTGGGCAGCGTGCCGAAGTAGTTGGGCAGTTCCTTCTTGATGTTCTCGATGGCGGCGGTGGCGTCGTCGAGATAGGCCTGACGACCCTCATCGGTATTCGGGTAGCGGAAGCGCGGATCGGTATCGAGAAACTTGAAGAAGGCTTCGAGATCGCCGTCGAAGCCGACGCGATCCTTCAGCGCGATCATCTCGCCGCGCAGGCGCTTGACCTCGCTCAAGCCGATCTGGTGAATCTCATCGGCCGTCAGCTCGGTGGTGGTGGTGCGCTTGAGCAGGTAGTTGTAATAGGCCTTGCCGTTGCTCTGCGTGGTGCCGATGCCGGCCGGATTGACCAGGGTCTTCGGCAGTTCACTGTCGATCCAGGCGATCAGTTCCTGGTAGGCCGGCAGGAATGCCTCCATCAGCGCCGCCTTCGATTCGGCCTTGAGTTCGCTGGCACGCTCCGCGGAGATCGCCTCGTTCTCGACGAGGGTGTCGATCTCGGACTGCATGTCGGCCCAGATCGAGGAATCCTCGCCGTCGGTGAACGGTGCGCCGCCGATCACCTTCTTCGACTGGTCGATCACGCCCTCGTAGGCGAAACGCGGCGGCCGGATGCCGGCGTCCGCCGCGATCTTGGCCCGGTCCAGCAACTGCTCAAGTGCACGCGGCACCTCGCGAACGCGCGCGATGTAGGCCTCCATGTCGGATTCGTCATCGACCTTGTGGAAGCTGATCAGGAAGGTCGGCAGGAACGACTGCGCGCCGTTCATCTGCTCGAAGACGTAGCCGTTGTTGCGGAACGGCACGCCGGCCGCGGCGATGTCGTACTGATACTTCCACAGGTCGTAGGAGGTCTGAGCTTCCTCCGTCAGCTTCGCGTAGTCGAAGCTCGCCTGCATCTCCGCAACGCTCGCCTTAGTCCAGGCCAGCTGCTTGTCCTCGGCTTCGATCGAGAGATCGTCGAGCTTGTCGTACTGATCCTTGCGACCGAGGAAGGTCAGCGACATCGGGCTGAACTGCAGTGATTCCTCGTACTTCTCGTCGAACCAGGCATTGATGCGATCGGACTCGCTCATCGCCATTTCGGCGGCATCGCTTTCCGGGGCGTCGAGCGGCTTGGGCAGAATCGAGCAGGCACCCAGCAGCAGGGCGAACAGGCAGGCCGAGACGGCGGGGCGCAGGGCAGAGCGCATTGGGGTCTCCTGAGAATGGGATATCAGAGCCTGATGATCGAAAGCGGAGTTCGGTCGCAGGCCGGGTCAGGAATCGAGAATACAGGTCCGCTCGAATGGCGTCCTGAAATCCGCCAATCGACTCCTTCCGTCAGATGAACATCAGGGGGTCCTGCCCGCAGGTGGGGCCGGATTCGGCCCGGATTCCGGTGAGTTTGCGGCGGACGATGCATCGGGGTGGCGTGCATCCTGCCGCGTCTGAAGCGGCGAACCTGCTGGACGCTCGGTGAGCGATCAGTAGAATCGGGGAACGGAACGCCTGTTCGGGGGCATTTTCCAGCGTCTTGGCAACCGGTCATATCCAGACCGCGTTGTGCGGCCCGACCCGTTCTGCATCATCGCAGTGCCATCTCGTGTCTGGGGCGGGCAGACAGCGGGACAGCGGGTGTACGGTCAGGGGCGATGCGATGGATCGGCTCGCCCTTGGCCGGCAGCTCGGGTCCGCCAGTGACACGCCCGCGCCAATTTCAGACGTGTGAACACAAACGATATTCGGGGGCGTAATGATTGGAATTCGGAAAGCATTTCCTTTGTTTGGCTTGGCGCTTTCGGCATGTGCGACGTATGCGCCGGACAGCCTGCCCGAGGGCGCCGAGCTCATAGAACAAGACCCATCCATCGTGTTCGTCAGCGTTTGGGCCAGCATGCTGAAAGACGATACGACCCTGACGGTTGTCTTGAACGACACCAAGGTCGCAGAACTGGAGGAGGAGCAGGTCGTTGCGTTCGAACTGATTCCCCACCAGAGCAACAGCTTCGTGTTCAAAAGCAGCAATGGCGAGTCCCTGAACCGGACGGTTTCGCCCGGCGAGCCCGGCAGCCACCTCTACTGGGATGTCTACAATCCGCCGCTTGGAAGCGAGGTTGCCGAACTGAACTTGTCCAAGGTCCAGGCATCCGCCGTATTCGCGAAGTATCCGGAGGTGAAGCCGATCGTCGCGACGTCCGATATTTCTGCTTATCCGGATTCGCTCAAGACCGAGGCGAATGCCTGTCTGAGTGGCGACGAGGTCAGGCACTGCGAGCAGGTGCTCGCGAAGATTCCAGAACGCCTTCAGGCGCTAGCACTGACGTCCAAACTGCTGGCCATGCAGGAATCGCAGGACCGGCGAAAGCAGGCGGTCATAGCCATGGAAGCCTCGCTGCCGCCAGAGGTGCTGCGCGACAAATACATGGTTTCGCTGAGCACGTTTCTGAAGGAGCAGCGCTACCAGGAGGCGCTGGGGGTCTTCGCCAAGCTCGATGGCCTGAACGTGAACAAGGATCCCTCGCTGGACTTCTTCTATGGCGAAGCCTTGCTCAAGACCGGGCAGCCGCAGGCTGCGATGGAACGGCTGTATCGCTACATCGGCGAGCAGGGCAGCGGCGCCCGTCACTATTCGACGGCGCTCGATCTGGTCAATCAGGCCGAATCCGAACTGTAAAACATGACCACCTCGAACGAACGGAGAGCGCCGCGCGGCGCTCGGCCCCGTTACTGGTTCGCAGCCTTGGTGGTCTCGCTTGTCACCACATCGCTGTTCGCGCAGGAACCGACGCTCGACGAGTTCGAAACCCAGCTGGATGGTGTGATCCGCAGCGCCTGCCATGGCTACATGGTGGACGCCCTGCCGGACATGCTTTCTGGTGCGCGCGACTGGCTCGACGAAAATTCACCGTTCTGCCAGACCGTGAGAACCCTGCCGGATGATGCGCCGCTGGCCGCCGTGGTCGAGGAATACCAGGTGCTGGACATGGACGCCGAAGCCGTCAGTGGCCTGCGTCGCTACGTCGGTCGCAATGACGACATTCATCTCCAATGTCAGGACTGGATGTGCGAGCACGTGCGCGTCGAGGTCCGTGAAGACGGTCATCCGATCAGTCTGGCGGACTATCAGAAAGTCGAGCGCTTCTGCGAGGAGCGCTACGAGTGCATCGAAAGCTGGTTCAAGACCTGGCCGCGAGCGCTGCCCACGAACACGGTGAGCCTGTCGCTGGATGCCCTGCTCGAAGCACGGGAGCCGCCGCTCAAGGACGCCGCGGCGCCCGCATCCGGCATGTCCCTGGACGCGCTGATGGGCGGCGGCTCCGAGCCGACTTTGTCGCCGGCTCCGGCCGCCGCTCTGCCTGCCAGTGAAACGGACGTGGCCGCGAGCAAGGACGTCACGCTGGACAATGTCTTCGCCGCGCGTGACGAGATCGCACTGAAGGGCGCATTGGCGGTGATGGAACGGCAATACATGGAGGCCGACAAAGCCTGCGCCTGTTCCCTGGAAGGCACAGGCTGCTACTCCCTGCCGAATCAGTCCTTGCTGGATTTCGCATCCGAGGTCGAACGCGCGCGCAATCGCCTCTGTGTGGGCTGGTACAACGAAGACATGGACAACATGATCGCCGGGGCGCCAGCCACAGCACAGGCGGCGCAGGCGCGCACGCAGGCGCATGCCGGCATTCTGGCGGCCTTAGGGCAGCAGGACGAACGGATCGAAGTCGCGATCAACGACTGGGAGCGCGAGCAGCAGCGAGTGCTCGCCCAGCAGCAGCGTGAGCAGGAGTCGCGCAGCAATGCCGGCTGGCTGGCGGGGCTGGCGGCCGTCGCCAGCGGTTCCGTGCTGGCACAGCAGGGTCTGATCACTCCGGAGCAGGCTGCCAACGCAGCCGTCGACGTTGCGCGCAACGTCGAGAGCGGCGAGGGCGTTGTGAGCTCACTGGGCCGCGGCATGCAGCAGCAATTCCAGTCGTCGATGCCGTCGAGCAGCGGCGGTAGTGGCAGTGGCGGTGGCAATGACACTGGCGTGTTCGGGTTCAGCTGCTACGACCCACGGGCCTTCATCTGCGTCGACTACACGATCAACAGCCGCAGCAAGTTCGAAGCGTTCCGCGCGCAATGCGGCCAGGGCGGCAATCAGATCGTCTCGGGCGGCTGTGACCGGAGCGGACCGAGCTGCAGCATGCAGAGCGCCGTCGGCAAGCAGACCACCTTCAGTCCGATGTCCGAGCCGGACGACGTGAAACGGGCCTGTCTCGCCAACGGCGGGCAGTTCTCGCTCTTCGAATAACTGCCGGCTCGCCGGCTCGGCACCGCGCGGACGCGCCAGCCGATTCGTCGCCGGCCCTGGGTCCGGAGTACCGTTCGCCCACTTCAGTCAAACCGGCGCCTTTCAAGTGTCGGATCGAGCGTGGACATGGTGCAATCACAGTCGGGATCCGATTCGGCCGTCGTGTCGGACGATCAGCGAACGGTGCACGCCTTCATCGTGCTGGTGGCCCTGCTGCAGGGGCTTGCCCTGTATCTGGCGCAAACCGGCCTCGAACAGGGCTGGTGGCCGTTCCGGCATCTGAGTGGCTGCGTGCTTTGGTACACGCTGGTGCTGTCGGTGCCCACGGTGATGATTCTGAGCGTGCGCCGCCTCGACGATCATCGTTTCTGGACCCAGAGCCTGGGCCTCGCGGTGATTTATGCCGCGCTGGCAGCCTGGGCCGCCCGGAACGCGAGCGGCGCGCCGGGGCTCAACAGCGGCGCGGTGCTGGGACCGTTCGGATTCTCGATGGCGCTGGGTCTGTTTGTGGCCCTGCCGTACCTGCAGCTGCGCCTGATTCATGGGCGATGGCGTGCACCGTATCCGGAATTGTTCGAGCACGCCTGGCAGAACGGGCTGACGGCCCTGCTGGTGCTGCCGTTCGTGGGCCTGTGCTGGGCGGTGCTGTTGCTGTGGGGCCAGTTGTTCGCGCTGGTGAAGCTCGAATTCTTTCGCGAGCTGTTCCGCGAGGACGCCTTCATCTACCTCGCCACCGGCGCGATGGCCGGGCTCGGCGTGCTGGTGGCCCGAACCCAGCACCGGCCGCTGCAAATCCTGCGGCAGGTGGTGTTCGCGGTGTTCAAGGGCTTGCTGCCGCTGGTGGCCTTCATCGCCCTGCTGTTCGTGCTGAGCCTGCCGTTCACCGGACTGCAGCCGCTCTGGGAAACACGGTCGGCGGCGGCGCTGCTGATGGCGCTGTCCCTGGTGCTGGTCTGCTTCGCCAATGCCGTGTTCCAGGACGGGCAAGTGCAAGCCCCGTATCCAACCGCCTTGCGGCGGCTGGTCGAGGCCGGCCTGCTGACGCTGCCGGTCTACGCCTTGCTGGCGCTGTATGCGATCGCGCTGCGGGTGCACCAGTACGGCTGGACGATCGATCGCGTGTACGCGGCACTGCTCGGCGTGGTGGTTGCGGCACATGCCTTCAGCTACGCCTACGGCGCGCTGCGACGCAGCACACACTGGCTGCAAGCGCTGACCACGGTGAACCTGCGCCTGTCGTGGTTGGTGATGGTGTTGATCGTGCTGGTCAATACGCCCGTGCTCGATCCGTACCGCATCACCGTGCAAAGTCAGATCGGCCGCTTCACGGATGGCCGCACCGATATCGACGAACTCGATCTCGAAACCCTGCGTTTCGATGCCGGTCGTCGCGGCTACCAGGCCCTGCAACAGCTGCGCGAGCATCCGGCGTTCGTCGCGTCACCGGTCAAGCTGGCCGAGCTGGAGCGCATCCTGCAGCGTAAGAATCGATGGTCCGGCACGGCGCTGACAGTCTCAGTTGAGGACCTCGGTCTTGAGGAGGTGCAGGCGCGCATCGTGTTGGCACCCGGCGCGCAGCCGCCCGATGTCCGCTGGTTGCAGGCGCTGGCGGACGGCGACGGGCAGGCCGGCGATTGTCTCGATGATTTCAGTGACTGCGTATTGCTGCGGCCCGATCTTGACGCCGATGGCACCGCCGAACATCTGCTGTGCAATCTGGAGGATCCGAACCGGGTGCGCTGCCGGCTATGGACCCTGGCCGAGGGTCGATGGCGCGGGGCAGGGTCGGTCAACCATTATGTGGGCGATGACGCCAAAGCCATCGAAGCCCTGCGGGACGGTGCTGTCGGAACCCATCCGCACCCTTGGCCCGACCTGATGATCGGCGGCGTGCGGGTTCCGGTCGTTGATGAATGCGCGCCGGCCCATACCCGCGACTGCGTGTCCGTGCCGTAGTCGCGGAACGCGGCGCCTACCACCAGACCCGGGCGTCCGCCGCGCTGTCGTGCAGATATTCCTGTGCCTGCGCGCCGTGCAGCAGTGCCAGCGTGGCGAGTACGCCGGCCTCGGTGCAGCTCGCCGCGCGCACGCTGATCGTGCGCGGACCGCCGAGCACGGCCTGGCCGGTGCGCGGATCCAGAACATGGGGATAGCGCACGCCGTCCTTGAGCAGGAAGCGGTGGGTGTCGCCGCTGGATGCGATGGCGCCAGCCGGGAGCCCGATGACGGGCGCGGGGCCTGGCTCGGGCGTTTCCACGCCCACCTGCCAGGCCGAGCCGTCGGCGCGTGCGCCGCTGACGGCGAGATCGCCGCCGCAATTGATCAGGACGGGCGCCTTGGTTTGTTGCACCACGAGACGCAGGGCACGGTCCACGGCGTATTCCTTGCCGATCCCGCCGAAGTCGATTTCCATACCGGCCGGCATCGTCAGCACCGGCGGCTTCCAGCGGACGCGGTGCCAGCCCACCAGCGGCAGGACCGCCGCGATCTGCTCGGCCGTGGGCACGCGGTCGGAGCCATCGAAGCGCCAGACCCGGCGCAGGACGCCGGAGCTGAGGTCGAAGCGTCCATCGCTGATCGCATGGAGCTGCTGGGCGTAGTCGAG belongs to Gammaproteobacteria bacterium and includes:
- a CDS encoding DUF885 domain-containing protein produces the protein MRSALRPAVSACLFALLLGACSILPKPLDAPESDAAEMAMSESDRINAWFDEKYEESLQFSPMSLTFLGRKDQYDKLDDLSIEAEDKQLAWTKASVAEMQASFDYAKLTEEAQTSYDLWKYQYDIAAAGVPFRNNGYVFEQMNGAQSFLPTFLISFHKVDDESDMEAYIARVREVPRALEQLLDRAKIAADAGIRPPRFAYEGVIDQSKKVIGGAPFTDGEDSSIWADMQSEIDTLVENEAISAERASELKAESKAALMEAFLPAYQELIAWIDSELPKTLVNPAGIGTTQSNGKAYYNYLLKRTTTTELTADEIHQIGLSEVKRLRGEMIALKDRVGFDGDLEAFFKFLDTDPRFRYPNTDEGRQAYLDDATAAIENIKKELPNYFGTLPKADLVVKRVEAFREQDGAAQHYFPGTPDGSRPGVYYAHLSDMNAMPKTELEDIAYHEGIPGHHMQISIAQELTTLPQFRTQISFTAYVEGWGLYAEWLAKEMPNTFVDPYSEFGQLSGEIWRAVRLVVDTGLHAKGWTEQQAVDYFNTNTSISETAVRSEIQRYLVIPGQATAYKIGMLKIQELRRKAEAALGDKFDIRGFHDTVLSGGALPLEMLETRVDRWIAEQQKL
- a CDS encoding DUF4153 domain-containing protein gives rise to the protein MVQSQSGSDSAVVSDDQRTVHAFIVLVALLQGLALYLAQTGLEQGWWPFRHLSGCVLWYTLVLSVPTVMILSVRRLDDHRFWTQSLGLAVIYAALAAWAARNASGAPGLNSGAVLGPFGFSMALGLFVALPYLQLRLIHGRWRAPYPELFEHAWQNGLTALLVLPFVGLCWAVLLLWGQLFALVKLEFFRELFREDAFIYLATGAMAGLGVLVARTQHRPLQILRQVVFAVFKGLLPLVAFIALLFVLSLPFTGLQPLWETRSAAALLMALSLVLVCFANAVFQDGQVQAPYPTALRRLVEAGLLTLPVYALLALYAIALRVHQYGWTIDRVYAALLGVVVAAHAFSYAYGALRRSTHWLQALTTVNLRLSWLVMVLIVLVNTPVLDPYRITVQSQIGRFTDGRTDIDELDLETLRFDAGRRGYQALQQLREHPAFVASPVKLAELERILQRKNRWSGTALTVSVEDLGLEEVQARIVLAPGAQPPDVRWLQALADGDGQAGDCLDDFSDCVLLRPDLDADGTAEHLLCNLEDPNRVRCRLWTLAEGRWRGAGSVNHYVGDDAKAIEALRDGAVGTHPHPWPDLMIGGVRVPVVDECAPAHTRDCVSVP
- a CDS encoding FAD:protein FMN transferase, with protein sequence MAAPCEVLVDGVCAQEVRRLTRIVAREVWRIEQHWSRYRDDNIVHRINTAGGRPVTVDEETARFLDYAQQLHAISDGRFDLSSGVLRRVWRFDGSDRVPTAEQIAAVLPLVGWHRVRWKPPVLTMPAGMEIDFGGIGKEYAVDRALRLVVQQTKAPVLINCGGDLAVSGARADGSAWQVGVETPEPGPAPVIGLPAGAIASSGDTHRFLLKDGVRYPHVLDPRTGQAVLGGPRTISVRAASCTEAGVLATLALLHGAQAQEYLHDSAADARVWW